A region of Plantactinospora sp. BC1 DNA encodes the following proteins:
- a CDS encoding polyprenyl synthetase family protein: protein MTATVPEVDLGELRKRFDAQLVAFLDRQDPDWPDGAPRGVFTTLHRFVLAGGKRLRPLFCYWGWRAAGGVDGTPIVAAAAALELFHAFALIHDDIMDGSDRRRGEPSVHRLFADLHARSAWRGDPASYGRSTALLCGDLCAAWADQLFHECGLTPEEVHRGYGVFATMRTEVIAGQYLDLVSGVGDGSVASALTVIRMKAARYTVTRPLQIGAALAAGSPELLAALAAFGDPLGDAFQLRDDVLGVFGDPALTGKSILEDLREGKPTVMMALARGSADRAQAQRLKALFGNPELDPEGAAELRAIIVDTGALDRIEQMIKVRVDAALAALADTPLGEETAGVLAALAAETVDRQL, encoded by the coding sequence ATGACGGCGACCGTGCCGGAGGTGGATCTCGGGGAACTACGGAAGCGCTTCGACGCCCAGCTCGTCGCCTTCCTCGACCGGCAGGACCCGGACTGGCCGGACGGCGCACCCCGGGGGGTCTTCACCACCCTGCACCGGTTCGTGCTGGCCGGCGGCAAGCGGCTGCGCCCGCTCTTCTGCTACTGGGGCTGGCGGGCCGCCGGTGGCGTGGACGGTACCCCGATCGTGGCCGCCGCCGCCGCGCTGGAGCTGTTCCACGCCTTCGCGCTGATCCACGACGACATCATGGACGGCAGTGACCGGCGCCGGGGCGAGCCCTCGGTGCACCGGCTCTTCGCCGACCTGCACGCCCGGTCGGCCTGGCGCGGCGACCCGGCCTCCTACGGGCGCAGTACCGCGCTGCTCTGCGGTGATCTCTGCGCCGCCTGGGCGGACCAGCTCTTCCACGAGTGCGGGCTCACCCCCGAGGAGGTGCACCGGGGGTACGGCGTCTTCGCGACGATGCGTACCGAGGTGATCGCCGGGCAGTACCTGGATCTGGTCTCCGGGGTGGGGGACGGCTCGGTGGCGAGCGCCCTGACGGTGATTCGGATGAAGGCCGCCCGTTACACGGTGACCCGACCGTTGCAGATCGGCGCCGCGCTGGCGGCGGGCTCGCCGGAGCTGCTGGCGGCGCTGGCCGCCTTCGGTGACCCGCTCGGCGACGCGTTCCAGCTCCGGGACGACGTGCTCGGGGTCTTCGGCGACCCGGCGTTGACCGGCAAGTCCATTCTGGAGGATCTGCGGGAGGGGAAGCCGACGGTGATGATGGCGCTGGCCCGGGGGAGTGCGGACCGGGCCCAGGCGCAGCGGTTGAAGGCGCTCTTCGGCAATCCGGAGCTGGATCCGGAGGGTGCGGCCGAGCTGCGGGCGATCATCGTCGACACCGGCGCGCTGGACCGGATCGAGCAGATGATCAAGGTACGTGTCGACGCGGCGCTGGCCGCGCTCGCCGACACGCCACTCGGCGAGGAGACCGCGGGCGTGCTCGCCGCGCTGGCCGCCGAGACCGTCGACCGGCAGTTGTAG